The Amblyomma americanum isolate KBUSLIRL-KWMA chromosome 3, ASM5285725v1, whole genome shotgun sequence genome window below encodes:
- the LOC144122884 gene encoding uncharacterized protein LOC144122884: MRRMREDLTRQHVVREPLEPGERLAIALSKPTGAWRDGTDWLDAGDSWRDGSDSWRDGSGSSVTTSCTSDACDAQSRRHSSNSMMVSDGSGALLCWYAGVLLAPGTTFGPGSLNCCL; this comes from the exons atgcgtcgcatgcgtgaag ACCTCACACGGCAGCATGTTGTGAGAGAGCCCCTGGAGCCAGGCGAGCGACTGGCAATAGCATTGAG CAAGCCAACAGGTGCCTGGAGGGATGGCACCGACTGGCTCGACGCAGGTGACTCGTGGCGTGACGGCAGCGACTCGTGGCGTGATGGCAGTGGGTCGTCAGTCACCACCTCGTGCACGAGTGACGCCTGTGATGCGCAGTCCAGGCGCCACTCCTCCAACTCAATGATGGTCTCTGATGGCTCTGGGGCACTGTTGTGCTGGTACGCCGGCGTACTGCTTGCCCCTGGCACGACATTTGGACCTGGCTCCCTTAATTGCTGCCTGTAG